The region GCCTCGAACCCGAAGATGCTTCCCACACCGGCCGCCACCGCCGTGAGCCCCTTCACCAACGCCTCGCCAACGCCTGCCATGCCCGCCTTCTTCCCGTCATACTCAGCCGACTCAGCCGATGAGTAACGGGTCTTCCATGTATTGTACGCGCGAGGGTCTCCGTGGCGCCACGACGGAGAGCAGGATCGCCAGCACGCCGACCCGCCCGATCAGCATGGTGGCGATGATCACCAGCTTGCCGGCAGTGCTGAGCTGCCCCGTGATGCCCATCGACAGGCCGGTGGTGCTGAAGGCCGACACGGCTTCGAACAGCAGCGGCAGGAAGGGCAAGGGCTCCAGGCTGGCCAGCAGGATCGTGCTGCTGACCACCACGCCGAGCGAGACGGCCACCACGGTGAAGGCCTTGCGCACCTGCTGTTCGCTGACCACCCGGCGCAGGTTGAACAGCGGCACCTGGGCCTGACCTCGCACCGTGGCGACGATCGCGGCCAGCGTGATCACGGCCGTCGTGAGCTTGATCCCGCCGCTGGTGCCGCCGGGACCGGCGCCCAGGAACATCAGCACCATCGTCATCATCAAGGTGGGGTCGGTCAGGGCGCCCACGTCGATGCTGTTGAAGCCGGCCGTGCGGGGCTGCACCGCCATGAAAAAGGCATTCAGCGCCTGCAGGCCCAGCGGCAACTCGCCGATCGTGCGCGGGTTGCCCTGTTCAAAGAACCAGAACAGCGCCGTGCCGAGCAGCAACAGCGTCGCCGTGCTGGTGAAGATGATCGTCATCAGGGTGTCCCAGCGGTGGTTGGGGGGCCTGCGCAGGACCCAACGGCGCACCCATTCCTGATTCACGTTGTAGCCCAGCCCCCCCAGGATGATCAGGCCGCTGAGCGTCAGCAGCACCAGCGGTTGGGCCTGCCAGTGCATCATGTTCGAGCCCATCAGCGAGAATCCGGCGTTGTTGAAGGCTGAAACCGCATGGAACAGGGCCTGAAACAAACCGTGCTTCCAGCCCAGTTCCGGCACCATGGCCAGGGCCAGCAGCAAGAAGCCCACGGCTTCGAACAGCAAGGTCAGGCGCGCGATGTTGCGCACGAAGCGCACGATCCCGCCCAGGCCCGGCTGCTCCGTGACCTGCCCGACGGCCAGCCGGTCCTGCATGGTCAGGCGCTTGCCGACCAGCAGCAGGCTGAGCGTGAACAGCGTCATGTAGCCCAGACCCCCTATCTGGATCAGGCCCATCAGCACGACTTGCCCGAACAGCGAATAGCGGCTGCCGGGGTCGAGGGTCGACAGGCCGGTCACGCAAACGGCTGAGGTGGCGTTGAACATATCGTCCACCAGGGCGTGCGGGCCCTGGGCGTGCGCGACCGGCAGCGCCAGCAGCAGGGTGCCGCACGCGATGAACGCCAGGAAGGCCAGCAACACCAGCTGGGCCGGGTTCAGACGGGGCCACCGGAAGGCGCGGGGCGCGTGTTCGGGCACGGTCTCAGGCCTGGGTCAGGCTGGCCTGCAGCGCCTCGAGCTTCTCGTTGGCGCCGAGCAGGGCGATCAGCGCGTCGCGCTGCAAGCGGTAGTCCGGCGCCGGCGAAACCCGCAGCCCGTCACTGGCGAGCACCGCCACCACCGTGACGCCGAAACGCGCCCGCAGGTCGGCCTCGGCCAGCGTCTTGCCGCTCAGGCTGGCCGGCACGCGCACCTCCACGATGCTGTGGTGCTGGTCGAGATGGATGCTTTCCAGCAGGCTGACCCCGCCCAGGGCATGGGCCACCCGACGTCCCATCTCCGATTCGGGATACACCACCGTCACGCGCGAGCCGCCGATGCGCTCCAGCACCTGACCATGGCGATCGTGCGAGGCCTTGGCCGTCAGCGCCGGGATGCCGAGGTCCAGCAGGTTGAGCACCGTCAGGATGCTGGCTTCCATGTCCGAGCCGATCGCCACCACCACGCCGTCGAAGGCCTCAATGCCCAGTTCCGCCAGGGCATGTTTGTCAGTCGCATCCGCCCGCACCACGTGGGTGGCCACCTCATCGGCGTGGGCCCGCCGCACCAGCTCCTCCGAGGCGTCCACGCCCAGCACCTCGTGGTCGAGCTGCTTGAGCGAGGCGCAGACACTGCTGCCAAAACGGCCAAGGCCGATCACGGCGAACTGTTTGCGGGCGAGAGGCATGGCGAAGGGCTCCCGGAGGGTCGTGACGTTCCGATCATCATAACGGAAAGAAGGGGGCGAGCGAATCTGGCCAGGCGCATCAGACCGTCGCCAGCAGCTGGC is a window of Candidatus Sericytochromatia bacterium DNA encoding:
- a CDS encoding TrkA family potassium uptake protein; protein product: MPLARKQFAVIGLGRFGSSVCASLKQLDHEVLGVDASEELVRRAHADEVATHVVRADATDKHALAELGIEAFDGVVVAIGSDMEASILTVLNLLDLGIPALTAKASHDRHGQVLERIGGSRVTVVYPESEMGRRVAHALGGVSLLESIHLDQHHSIVEVRVPASLSGKTLAEADLRARFGVTVVAVLASDGLRVSPAPDYRLQRDALIALLGANEKLEALQASLTQA
- a CDS encoding potassium transporter TrkG, whose product is MPEHAPRAFRWPRLNPAQLVLLAFLAFIACGTLLLALPVAHAQGPHALVDDMFNATSAVCVTGLSTLDPGSRYSLFGQVVLMGLIQIGGLGYMTLFTLSLLLVGKRLTMQDRLAVGQVTEQPGLGGIVRFVRNIARLTLLFEAVGFLLLALAMVPELGWKHGLFQALFHAVSAFNNAGFSLMGSNMMHWQAQPLVLLTLSGLIILGGLGYNVNQEWVRRWVLRRPPNHRWDTLMTIIFTSTATLLLLGTALFWFFEQGNPRTIGELPLGLQALNAFFMAVQPRTAGFNSIDVGALTDPTLMMTMVLMFLGAGPGGTSGGIKLTTAVITLAAIVATVRGQAQVPLFNLRRVVSEQQVRKAFTVVAVSLGVVVSSTILLASLEPLPFLPLLFEAVSAFSTTGLSMGITGQLSTAGKLVIIATMLIGRVGVLAILLSVVAPRRPSRVQYMEDPLLIG